Proteins from a single region of Apium graveolens cultivar Ventura chromosome 7, ASM990537v1, whole genome shotgun sequence:
- the LOC141673016 gene encoding WAT1-related protein At1g44800-like, which produces MAEHSNCAALSLMLIKIRPYLAMVSLQFGYAGMYIITMLSFKNGMSHWVLVVYRHLVAAIAIAPFALVFERKIRPKLTLSVFVKVMLLGLLEPVIDQNLYYVGMTYTSATFTAAMVNALPALTFIMAIAFRMESVNLKQKHGLAKVIGTLITLCGAMVMTLYKGPIVNIFGSHEMNVHSSSSASGGSQHWVAGTVMLLLSVIGWSAFFIVQSITLKEYPAELSLTALICVMGTVEGGIVALVMERNNMSAWIVGFDSRLFAAVYSGVVCSGIAYYVQGFVNKIRGPVFVTAFSPLSMIITAILGAIVLGELIHLGTLIGATIVVTGLYSVVWGKSKDENLVTGKGKAQELPEVWEDVSRPGNFVDDVINGHPEKQNFAMKHLHPEEP; this is translated from the exons ATGGCAGAACACTCAAACTGCGCGGCATTGAGCTTAATGCTCATTAAGATTAGACCATATCTGGCAATGGTGTCTCTCCAGTTTGGTTATGCAGGAATGTATATCATTACTATGCTTTCTTTTAAAAATGGGATGAGCCATTGGGTTCTTGTTGTTTATAGACATTTGGTTGCTGCCATTGCTATTGCTCCTTTTGCCCTTGTTTTCGAAAG GAAAATAAGGCCAAAGTTGACACTTTCGGTGTTTGTTAAAGTCATGCTGCTTGGCTTATTGGA GCCGGTGATAGATCAAAATCTGTACTACGTGGGAATGACGTACACATCCGCAACATTTACTGCTGCCATGGTCAATGCCCTCCCTGCTCTTACCTTTATCATGGCCATTGCTTTCAG GATGGAGAGTGTGAACCTGAAGCAGAAACATGGACTAGCAAAGGTGATTGGTACATTAATAACACTCTGTGGAGCAATGGTGATGACTTTGTATAAAGGCCCAATTGTGAATATATTCGGATCCCACGAAATGAATGTCCATAGTTCTAGCTCTGCTTCTGGTGGTTCTCAGCATTGGGTTGCCGGGACAGTAATGCTTCTTTTAAGTGTCATCGGTTGGTCAGCTTTCTTCATTGTTCAA TCAATCACCTTGAAGGAGTATCCAGCAGAACTTTCTTTAACAGCATTGATATGTGTGATGGGTACGGTGGAAGGTGGGATCGTGGCACTTGTAATGGAACGGAACAATATGAGTGCTTGGATTGTTGGTTTTGACTCCAGACTGTTTGCTGCTGTTTATTCT GGTGTAGTCTGCTCAGGAATTGCTTATTATGTGCAAGGTTTTGTGAACAAGATTCGAGGTCCTGTTTTTGTCACAGCTTTTAGCCCTCTTTCCATGATTATCACTGCTATTCTTGGAGCCATTGTATTAGGAGAGCTAATTCACCTCGGAAC TTTGATTGGAGCTACCATTGTTGTCACTGGTCTTTACTCGGTAGTTTGGGGAAAAAGCAAAGACGAGAACTTGGTCACTGGAAAAGGCAAAGCTCAAGAGTTGCCAGAGGTGTGGGAGGATGTCAGTAGACCAGGGAATTTCGTTGATGATGTTATTAACGGGCATCCTGAAAAACAGAACTTCGCAATGAAGCATCTTCATCCAGAAGAACCTTGA